TTTGGGTTTGGCTTCTTCCTTCCCCTTGGCAGCAGCCTCCTTCTCTGGGGTGGTTGCTTTTTTCTTATCTTCAGCCTCTTCCTTCTTGGCTTCAGCTTTGGGTTCTTTGGGCTTTTCCACAGCAGGGTCCTTCTTCTCCTGGACCTCGGGCTTTGGAGCCTCCTTCTTGGGCACCTCATCTTTCTTGCTGTCCTTCTTCTCCTCAGttttcagtgtggctggagctttctcttcctctgtcttctttggGGGCTCTTTGGCTTTCACCTCCTgggctttctcttcctccttcatgGGGGACTTTGCCTCCTCCTTCTTTGGGACCTCCTTCACAGGAGACTTGACCTTCCCTGGGGATTTGGCCTCCTCCTTGACAGGGCTTTTGGCCTTCTCCGGGgactttgcttcttccttcacGGGAGACTTGGCCTTCTCTGGGGATTTGGTCTCTTCCTTCACCGGGGACTTGGCCTTCTCTGGGGACTTCACCTCCACTGGGGACTTGGCCTTCTCTGGGGATTTGGTCTCTTCCTTCACTGGGGACTTGGCCTTCTCTGGGGATTTggcctcttccttctctggggACTTGGCCTTCTCTGGGGACTTGGCCTCTTCCTTCACAGGGGACTTGACCTTCTCTGGGGATTTGGCCTCTTCCTTCACAGGGGATTTGGCCTTCTCTGGGGATTTggcctcttccttctctggggACTTGGCCTTCTCTGGGGATTTGGCCTCTTCCTTCACAGGGGACTTGGCCTTCTCTGGGGATTTGGCCTCTTCCTTCACAGGGGACTTGGCCTTCTCTGGGGATTTGGCCTCTTCCTTCACAGGGGACTTGGCCTTCTCTGGGGATTTGGCCTCTTCCTTCACAGGGGATTTGGCCTTCTCTGGGGATTTggcctcttccttctctggggATTTGGCCTTCTCTGGGGATTTggcctcttccttctctggggACTTGGCCTTCTCTGGAGACTTCACTCCTTCTGGGGACTTGGCCTTCTCAGGAGACTTGGCCTCAGCTGGTGATTTTGCTTCTTCTTTCATAGGGGACTCAGCCTTTTCTGGGGACTTGCCTTCTTCCTTTACTGGGGACTTGGCCTCCTCTTTCTCTGGAGATGCGGCCTCTTCTGCTGGGGGAGATTTTGCTGcttcttctcccccttcctcctcctctttggcctctttctcttcttcttcagtcACTTCCTCAGTCAGCTGGACCTCCTCTGTCTGTTCCTGCACAATCacagtttccttctctgacttTTCTACCACCTTGATCTTCTCTTCGCTTTTGACTTTTATATGAGTGGATATGGCAGGGATTTTGGGGAGTCCTTCTAGAAGGGAGAAAGGACTCGGGCCAAAGCCAATCCGACACTCTTCACCCTCCAGGAGTTTTCTGCAGAATGGATAATGGAACACGTTACCATTAACTCAGAGAGCCGATCAATAAGTTAGGGGGCTTCCTGAGCTACTCTGAAGGTCCACCGCATCCAGTGATATGCACTTTGGTGGAGGAAGGGGTGTGAATGGTGGGCACTTTGAGACTGGAGAAGGTCACTTAGCAGATCATCCCAGGGACCACCCAGAACCCACACCCCAATGGCACTGCTCTTGTTTAATGCAGCTAAGGTTGcaatttataaaactttttctCCTGAAAAAATGGCCCTCAAGAGAAAACACCTATATTAACAACATTTATACTTATTGTCCCTCAACTAAAATGTTATTCAAGAGAAAGGTGGAAATATGAGCAAGGAATTCCACATGTATAAACCTGGGTTTAAGAGGTCTTAGAAGGTTCCCATTTGAATTTCAAGGGTCTCCTGTTACCTTATAGTCTCATCCTTTGGGTTTTAGGAACATGGTGGGGGCAGTTTCCACTCTTTCCTACTCACTAGATGTGTGACTTTAGCTAAGCCACTCAAACTCTTTcatcctcagtctcctcatcGGTAAAAACAGGGTCATTAAGAGTCCTAACCTCAGAGGGTTGTTtcagtgaaataataaattttaaaaacctggcaGTACCTACCTCAGAGTAAGTGTAGGGGTTACCCACACAGACCAGTGCTTTGCAAATTTAACGGCATGCAAATCACCCAGGGATctgattaaaatgcagattttgattcaACAGGTCTGGGGTGCCTTTCTAACCAGCTTTCAGATAATGTTGATTGTGCTACTCCATGGAcaacactttgagtagcaagactACAGATTAGAGCCAAGACGTGGGAAGTGAAGGGTCATTAGCCAACAACTGGGACAGGTCTTCACGGGGTCAGCCCTGTTCCTTAGCAGGAAACTGctaagctgggaggtctcttggcTTTCTCATGGCTACTTTTTACTGAAGGCTTTCTCTGTGGCAGCCCAGTGGTACCTGTGTTACCTGGATTAGCTCAGGAACAGGATTAGCACCTCCTCCCAACAATCCCAGGACGTGGGTACTGTTATTATCACCCCTATTTTATTTCCCCAGGAAACAACTGCTCAGAGAGCTAGGAATCTCTAAGAGGTAGAGTTGTGAAGGCCCTTGACAACTCAAGTACCTCCTTTCCCTCCAAGCCAACCTCTAGCTGGCTGGATTTGGGAAGAGGGTGAGGAGGTTTAACCCTCTGAATCACTGTCAGAATGAAACTAAGTCACTCTCAAGATATTTGTCTCTCAaaaggtagaatggtggttgccagggctggggggaaggaagggaagggagtggagagttactgtttaatgagcactgaatttcagtttgggaagatgaaaaacgGTCTGGACatagatgatggtgatgattgcacaataatgtaaatatttttaatgcccctgaactgtatagttaaaaatggttaaatggtaaattttctgttatATACATTTCACCGCAAtacgaaaaaaaaaattttttttttttgtctctaagaCTGGCAGGCTACCTCACTGTGGGGCTTAAAATCCAAGGCTTCTCCTTCCAAGAAGCACCACCCAAAGGCCCCCTGGCCCCTCACCTGTAAGCAGCAATCTCAATATCCAGAGCCATCTTGACATTGAGCAGGTCTTGGTACTCTCGGAGCTGGGCTGCCATCTCCCACTTGGTGTTCCGGAGCTCAGCATCCAGCTGCTGTATGGCTTCCTGGGGAGGAGAAGTCACATACATGTCACGCGCCAGTCAGCATTCTGGCCCTCAGCACCGGAGGAGCTGGGGCGGGCTACGCAAACCCAACGTAGTCCTGTTCAGCCAGGCGTGCTGGGGCCAACCCCCACCCGGTGAAAGCTACGGATCTCATTCATGGATGTGAAAGCCACCTGGCACAAAACTCCTGCTGTGTGTATAACCTCAGCCTGGGGAGTGGTCTGGAAAGAAACACACCAGACACCAACAATGGTCATCACAGGTCAGTGGGATGATGGGTGAATTTTTACAGATCTTAAGCTTAGAAAGGGCTCAGTGGGAACACGGCCTTGTCTGCTTTGGCTCCCTGTCGTTTCCCCAGTGCTCCAAAGTGCCTGCCACACAGTACAGGCTTGGGAGGCATCTGTTGACCGAGACAATACACAGAAGCACACTCAATACGAGCTGAAGCTTATCCCCTGACCCCAAGGCCACTTAGCCACTGCTTGAAGTGAATCAGTATGGCTGATTTTTATTGCCTCCTTTTTCTACAATCACCGTATATTACTTGCATAATAAGCTCTTTAAAAGCGGTATTTTCTTTTGGCAGTTGTCTTTAACGGGAGGTATCTGCCAAGGCCTTCCCCAGGCTACCCTCACTCATAGACACTGGTTATTGTTTACTGAATGCCCACTATGACCAAGACCCTGCTGAGCACACTCACTCCTCACACGAAAAGGTCGTCTCTCTCTTTAAGCTTCATAGCTCTGCaaaggaggctttttttttttcccattgcatTGAGGGAATTCAGAGTCAGAGAGGCAGACACTTTCCTGGGGTCACACGGCTAGAAAGACATACTGGTACCTCTGGTATGTCTGACTCCAAGGCCCATGGTCTTAACTACGATGACCCCACTCAAAGAGGGGCaatgacttgtccagggtcacccaACCAGGTGAGACAATCTGGctctctgccccacccctgcccacctggTAGGATGCAATGTCAGCCTGATGACGGTCCTCCAGCTCAGAGCGCTGCCTCTCCAGTGAGTCCTTAGTGCTTTTGAGCGCCTCCAGCTCTGTGGTCCTGGCCTGCAGCTGCCGCCGGTACTCAGTTATCTCCTCCTGTGCCAAGCGCATGGCGTCTGTGTTCACCTTGGCTGCCTCGGACAGTCGGTCCAGTCTCACTGGGAGAGAAGGGAGTAGGGCACAGGGTTAGACACAACTGGATTTGGATTCTACTGCCCAGACCTGGAAGGTGACACACATGGGTTGAGGACCTACTGAGTGCCGGTGCCATCTTGGATGCTTAACTCACCGTATCCTTTGTGATAGGCAAATGACCACTGCCCAAGGCTGGTAGGCCAATttgagcagcagagctgggattcagatctAGTGTCTATCTGGCTCCAAAGATCACATTGTCTCCCCAAACCTAGGATCTGGAAACTCTGCAGGGCAAAAGAAGCCCACATTTCTGGTCCTCCTGGTTCAGCTCCCCAGAAGAGGCTGGCAGTGCTGAGGGTCATATGTGAAACCTGACCCATAGGGCTTAACTCTGAGCTTGTGGTTGAACAAGTTAATGAGTCTGTGACCTTTAGAGGCATGAGGGCACCGTGAGCCACCATGTAGCCATAGCCCCTTCCTTGCAGGTTTCTGCTTTGCAGAGACCAAGGTCACTGCAGAGCCTGGGGCCTGCGTGCCAGCTTCTCTGTCCCTTCCTGCCCCTTGTTGCGCATTCTCTAGCACAGGAGCCCCTGTGCCAATGGCAGCCACACCCTGGCCCCTGTGAGCAATGGGCTGCAGGTTCCCAGAAGACTTTTCAGGGACCAGTGGGGGTCTGGAGGCTAGTCTGAACCTCCTGAATGTGGACATCCTGAATCCTGAGATAATGACATTCAGGACCTGAGTcttgggagtgggggaggaagaagggatgCCAGCTGGGTGGTCCAGAAGTCCTGAGATGGATGAAGGGCAACGCCCAAGAGAGCAGAGAGGTTTGCTTTGGGAGGAGCCTTGctgcagagatgggggaggggatggttctGCCActgcagaggagaggaaggaactgGAAAAGCAATGCATCAAAATCCCAGCTTTTCTGGTTTTTCTCTGCTAGTACTGGCAAAGACTTAGAAACCATCCAGGTGGGTGAGGATTCTTACGCACTGTGGATCACAGACCTGTCTGAAAATCACTGAAGCCTCTGTACCCTCTCCCAAGAACAATGCAGAAGTTTTACAGACAGTTTCAGGAAGGCTCATGGAGCTCCCCAGGGTAAGAAGCCCAGTTAGTCGACCCCCCTTTCaaccccaaaagaaatgaaaaccagagAGGGCCAGTGTTGGTCAAAGTCACCCTGCAGGTGCTGCGCACAGCTTCAAAGCTGCTGCAGCTGCAACCTAGCTGACTCGGGGTGGCAcggagttgggggagggagatgggtTTGGGAGGCTCCCGGCTTTTCTGAAGGGGAGCAAGGACATTAAAGGGCCCACAAGCCACTTCAGCTTCAGGCACCAATTGGTTGTAATGGTGGTCCCCCTGGGGAGAAAGAATGTGAGAATGACCCACCCTCCCCAACTGTAGTGGGGAGGAGCCCGATAGGTGTCAGAATAGGGTTCCCTGCAGTGTGCAAGAAAGGGGGCGGGCAGCATTGGACAGGGAAGCCATGTTACTTTGAAGGGCAAAGAGCGCCCCAGCGACTAGAAGCCGGCACCGCTCTGGAGCAGTAGAGGGAACCTGTTGACGAGGGGCCTCATAATGGGGTTACCAAAACTCGGGAGAAGGAGCAGAGAGGACCCAGAGTTGAAGGACAGATATAAGGACCCTGGAGAAGGCCAAAGGAGAACCTAgagttggggggaagggggggtgttCCACAAGAGGCCCAGAGTAAAACTGTTTTTTAACTAAGGGGCATGCGCTCTGCAGGAGGAAGCCGAGCAGTGCACCATCCAGTCCAGCCACCTCTATGCAGAGTCCACCAGCACCCTAAGTCACGCCACCCTTCCCCTCACTGACCGACCAACAGAGGGCGCCCCATCCTCCCTGTCCCCGCTCGCCTGCGAACCTCGGAACCACTCCTCGGACTGTAGCGTGCTCTGCACTGCGTGGCCTTCCAGCTGCGCGCGGATCTCGCGCAGTGCCGACGTCACGTCGCACTTGAGGGCGTCGCGCGCCTCGGCCTGCGCCTGAGTCTGCGCGGCGCTGCTGCCCTGGATCTGGCCGAGCAACTCGCCCACCTCCTGCTGGTGGTGACGCCGCAGGTAGCCGCACTCTTCCTGCAGGGCCTGAGCCTTCTTCTGCAGCTCGACGCGCGCCGCTTCGGCCTCCTGCGCAAAGCGCGCAAGTGCGCGCGCCGCCGCCTCAGCCTCCTCGCGCTGCCGGGCCTCGTCGTCTAGGCGCTGGCGCACGTGCGCGATGTCCTCCAGCAGGTGCTCTTGCTCCAGGCGCAGCTGGCCGCGGGCCGCGCCCAAGCGCAGCACAGCGCCGCGCATCTCGCGCACCTCGCGCTCGTATAGCTCGCCCATGGCGGCGCGGCCCGCCTGCTGCTGCCGCAGCGCCGCCGCCTCTCCCTCCAGGCTGCGGTTATGTGCCTCGAGCTGCCGCACCTTGTCGATGTAGCCCGCGAAGCGGTCGTTCAGCGCCTGCAGCTGTTCCTTCTCGctgcgcgccgccgccgccgccaccacgCAGCCCTCCGGTCCGTTGCTCAGCGTGTCTAGCGAGTCGGTGCTGGAGGCGGCTCCCGCGCCGCGGAAGCGGCTCGGCGAGGCCGACACGGAGCTCACGGACGTCCGCGCCCATGAGTGGAAGCCGCTGGAGGAGCCGGCTGCAGAGCGCGCGCCGCCCTTGCGAGTCAGCCCGTAGTGCAGACTGCCGCCTCCGTGGAGCGGCGCGAAGGCGCCCAGCAGCGCCTCAGCGCCGCTGAAGCTCATCTTGGCCGGAGCAGGTGCGGCTGCCGGCGGAGTGGGAACCCGAGGCCGGGACGGGGCGGGCGGCACTGCGGTAGCACCCGGCCGGCCGGCCCTTTTATAGCAGCCCGGCGGGGTCCAGCCCCTCAGCAGTTGCTGGGGGGGTGAGCAGGGGAGGAGGGCCCGCCCTCTCCGCCTCCTCCCCCAGCGGCCCGGGGCCGGCTGGCTCCGCCGCAGTgagaggggcggggcagggaaaCCAAGGAGTGGAGGGGAATCGACGACGCAGCGTCAGAGAAGCACCCCCGAAGCAGAGTCAGGCGGTAGAGGACTCCCGGAGTGGACCGAAGGGGAGCCCCCTGGTGCGGGTCGGGAGACCCTGCTATTATGTTCGGAATTAAAGAAGGAGTCTGAAATGGGGGGAGGGCAAGGAGACCTGATGGGAATAGGGGCAGGATGCCTTCGGGATGGAGCGATAGAAAACTCGGTAGGATGAGAGGACCCCCGAATGAGAGGGAGCACAGGTTTTTCCTCATAGTTAGACCTTCAGGATAGGGGATGCAGAGTGTCTGCAGCCGGCCCGGAATAGGGGAGGGAGAAAAGTAATCCTGAATAGAAGCATAGTGGGCACTACAGAGGGTAGAGGTAGAAAACCCCTGAGTGGAGGTACACTGTTCCCCTAGTAGCTAGAGGGGCCACCAGGAGAGGGCTCAAGGAACTTTGCAGCCGGCTCCGGAATGGAGGGGGAGGACCTGGAGTTGGGGAGGGCGACAAGGCTGCCCTGAATTGGGCGTGTGGGAGACACTGCAGAGGATGGAGAAGGGAAGCCTGGATTGGGGGACACAGTGGTCTCCGCAGGATAGGAGGCAGGAGACCCTACAACCGGCCCCAGCAAGGAGGGCCCTCAGTGAAGTGGCAGAGGGTCCCCTGTAAAGGCAGGGTGTGTGAGGGTCAGAGAACCAAGAGTGGGCGTGCTGCGGGGAACTTGGCATGAAGCTGGGAGAGTTGATGCCTGTGGGGAGTTGGGGAAGTGACAGGAGGGCTAGGAGTCACTCAGGCCAGGGTCTGCACACTGAGGTCAGCTCCACAGTTGCTGGcaaatgaccttggacaagttgtcccccatccctcccccactcggTTTTCCCATCTTTACAGAGAAAGGACCTTGCCCTGGGTCGGGCTGCAACTTGAGACCCCCTGCTCCCCCAGCAGATTCTGACTTGGGGGATCTCTGGCAGAATTGGGGGAGGAGAACCTCCTACTGCCCGTGGATATAGCAGCCACTTTCCCACAACTAGGAAGTCCATCTTtgttcctttcccctccccatctcctcagCTTCAACTTGTAGTCTCTCCCCGACACCCACAACAGACAAGTGGGTGCCATGATAGATTTcccttctccccgcccccccaccgccAGAGAAGTGGTGGGATGCTTTCAGGGTACCAGAGTCCTTCACCCCCATAAACCCTAATTCACGTAGAAAAGAGGGCCCTGGTATTTGGAGGGCCCTGCAACAGCTGGTGGTTATTTGGCTTTTTCTTGGGTTTGGCTCCTGTCAAGTGCCTTGGGAGTGGGGGCGGCGCTGCGGCTGGTGCTTCAGCACCAGGGACAGGGCCTACTGCTCATTGTTGGGGAGGAAGGGGTTAATTAGCCTCTGCCTTTCCCTTGAGGGATGGGACGGAGGAATGCCATCTCCCCCTTGCCTGATCCCTGTGTTATGCAGATAGGGAGCTGAGGAGGGATGGGTGAATGATCCAGTGGAGAAACGCAGGCAGCCAGAGACCCAGCCCCTCGACCTTCTGCTAGGGATCCGGTCCCCTGTTTTCTGTGACGTTCTCCCACGTACACACCTGGGCTGTCTTGCCTCTCCATTGGGAGCTGAAGGGACACCCCTAGATGCCAGATGCCAGGAGGGAACCTTGAGACCTCCTGGGGAGTCAGTGTAGACTCCCCTCCCAGACCTGAGCCTCCCTCAGGCAGTTAACCCAAACCCCACTACATTTCCAGTTTAACATGGTTTACATTCTGTAGGATCCCCAGGATGGGGACAGAAAAACACCCTAGGAAAGACCTATGCCAGTTCTTTTCTCTTTGCCCTCCACCTCACTCCCAGACCCCTGGTTCTAAGCAGACCCTCAGAGATGGGGAAGTGATGGCACTGTCCCTTTAACCACGTTTTACAGGGAGGAGAGTgcgctggggaggaggagggagggggaagggagtttCTGGTTTTGCATGGAGAAGCAGAACATGATGAAGCATTTTTCTCCTGTTTAAAGATCCAGCCATGCTCCAGTTTGCAGGGGGCAGAAGGGCACCTTTGCAGTTGGTGGAGGATGGAGGTGAGTGTCTGGTCTGAGGCTTCTGAGAATGGCATTTGGGGGGCTCAAGAGGACTCCCATGCTCTCACATGGCTCCCCATTACTTGTCATTCTGCTTGGAATCTTGCCATTAGAGCCCTGTTCCTTCGGGTCTTTTCAGTCATCTGCGTAATGCAGACGCATCCTCTGGGTGTGGGGAGGCTGACAAGCAGCGGACAGCAAGGGAGAGTGGTAGCAGAGGCTGGGTAAAAGAGGGGAGGGGCCAAGGTGGATTCTGTCGAGGCTGGGTAAAAGAGGGGAGGGGCCAAGGTGGATTCTGTCAAGGCTGGGGGGCCACAAACATGAGATTCTAAGCAAGAAGTCCCAAGCATGATTCATGTGGCTGGGGAAAATGACATGAGGGTGGGAGTCCTGGGGTCAGTGCCCCCCAAAGGGCCCTTCAGGCTCACCTCCAGGAAGCCATCCGTTTTACCCCTACACGTGGTCAGTTATCCCCTCCATGGTCCCCAGTGCTAATCCACCACATCACACTTACCACTCCGAGTTGTCATagggtgaatgaatggatggatgaataaattccATCAGTTCTCCAGCCAAACTTGTGGTCTAGAGGGGACTAAAAGTGATCCTGCCCTGAGTCCTTGAGTCTCAAATCACTTTCATCTTCCTGCCCTCAATTCTTACCATTTGAAAGTGAGTAGAacaacatattcattcattcattcattcattcatccattcttcacatgtttactgagtgcctgctatgtgatAGGCACACACAAAACACGGAGGTTCAGAACCCCATAAACCTCTAAAATTGCCTCCCTGGGACAAGGGTTCTCAAGTCCTTCCCAAATCCCAGTGCAGCATTTCCCAGGGCAACTTCTTGAGGATGGTGATAAGTGTTCctaaaaaaggagaggaaaagaagaatttcACAGTTAAAGGAGTTAAACAGGGCTCTTGGGGCAACCCTTGGAACCTGGACGTGGTGATGAGCATCGGGAATCTCCCAGAGGTGCCGACTTCCCCAAACTTATTAGACCACAGGCCCTTCTTGTCCCCAAGTGTCGCCCACATCGGCCCTCACTGCAGAACCCACTCAGACATGGGCTTCAGCCCCTGTTCCCCCTGGGCTGCCATCTGGGCTCCTGCGTACCCCCAAGGTTAGTGTTCTTCAGGAACAGGGCTGCAGTGTGAAGGGTAAAGCAGTACAGCCCTTGGTGAATATCAGCCAAGCATTGCTGCCActtacttcattcattcagtgtctACAGGATTAGACCCTGTGGTGAGCAGTGGGGACTCTGAAGAATGAGACCCTAGTGAGGGGGAATCCCCCCATGTGTACAGCAGAGAGAACTCGGCCATCACTTTCTCCTTGGTACCTCCTCAGACTTGGCAAGGATCACTGTCCCTATTATAGATGAGTAAATGAAGGCCAGAGTAAGGTAGTGAGTTGCCCGAGTTGACCCAGTGACAGGGTCTCAAATCATCCAAGTTTAAGCTGGTGCTGTACACAGTGGGTGGAAATCCATTTCTCAGGCACAGTCGGGGCCCAGATGGCCTGAGGTTGGAGGAATGAGAGGCCCCCCAGAGAGAGAACAGGCAGCTGGCTGGAAATGGGGTCTGGCCCCTGACAGATTGCCCAGCTGAGAGCCTCTGTGACCTGTGACCCAATGTCAGCACATCCTTTACGTGGGGGCTCACTCCCAGCCTGGGCATCCTGCACCACTGTGTCACCTCTCTGTGACCACTGTTTGGGGGTGCATTTGCTaaactcattctcttcctcctttccataGAACTTGACCTTTTCTAACATGGAAAATTCTACTATCTTGTCTCCTCCCATACAATTTAAGCTTCATAAGGATAGGGACTTTTGCCTGTCTTATTCAGTACAGCTTTCCTCAGCCCTTGGAACAATGGCTGGCAAACAGTACGTGCTTAACAAGTAGTTGAATACCTGAGCAGTCCTGCCTGAGAAGCTGGTGAGCACCTGGTCATTTCAGCACCAGGAATCTGGACAGCTCCCGGCCGGCTCAGCCCTTGGAGGGTGGCCGCCGCAGGCTTGGAGCCTCCCAGCCAGCCTGAGCTGCGCGAGGTCACCTTTGCTGGGGCTCAAGCCCTGCCCACTGCATTGCTTGCAAACTCACCTCAGTAATACCTTTTCCTTTTTGAGTTCCTCAATTACTTTTATGTATTTGTGAAGTGCCAagcatttctctttctccttatcTCTCTTTGGTGCTCATCATGCCTCACatactctctctccttcccttctctctgttccttcttcTTCTATCACGTTcttccatctctcccccacccccagtttctcTGTCCTCCTTATCCCTTTCCTCCTCCCGCTCCTTAGAGTTGTCCTATTTTTGCAGGCCTTGATTTATAGTAAAGGGGAGGCAGCCTCCCTCCCCCTACTCCCTTTATGAAACAGACAGCAAAAACTGAACTACGTGCAGTTTTGCATAAGCCTCCCCCCCTAGTATCCGCCCATAGTTGTAACCACAAGGGGACTGGCCCAAAGCTGATGAAAGCCTGCAGCAGGTCTGCCTGCCCACCCATCTGTCTGCCGCCCTGGGATGACACCGTGTGGGAGGCTGAATTCTGCCACAAAGGTCAGGAGCTGGTGGGTGGATTTACAGATCCGCCCCATCTCTCCTGCTCTGGTTCCCTTTGCGAGCAATTATGGATGAATGATTCTCCGGCTGTGGTTCCCGAGTCTGAGGGTGAGGCGATTCATTTGTTTTCCCTAAGGAAAAAGTTCTAGCAACTGGATGAGGCATTCGGAGTTACACACGCTCTAGGGCTGTTTTATTCTTGTTATCTAGTGCAAGAGGCTAAGCAATAATAGGACTCAAGGCTCTCAGCTAAGGAGGGGAAGAGgtacctctgcttttttttttggatgcattttatttgctTCAGTAATGGAAATCAAATAGTTGTGCTTTAACTAACATGATTTTATAAAAAAAGTATTATTGCATGGTTTGACATTTTTGCAGGgataatcaaatattttctttaaagcttTGAACCAGTCATGTTCATCATTATTTCAAAACATGTTCATCATTATTTCAGTTGAGTATGACACATCAACTGAAGTTTTACATACGTGCAAAAATGTCCATCTCATCATAATTTCACTatgaaaggttttcttttttttttgattttgtttatttcttttttctttttctttttctttttttttttttttttttttttttttgctgtacacgggcctctcactgttgtggcctctcccgttgtggagcacaggctccggacgtgcaggctcagcggccacggctcacgggcccagccgctccgtggcatgtgggatcttcccggaccggggcatgaaccggtgtcccctgcatcggcaggcggactcacaaccaccgcgccaccaaggaagccctcttttttttttttttaacttaatttttattggagtatagttgtgaGGTACCTCTGCTTTTACACCTGGCCTCTTTTACACCTGGCCTCTCTCATTCCAGCAACTCTGTGAGATAAAGACGGTTACTATCCCCACTTCATGGTTTGGGAAATGGAGGTTCGGAGAGGTTGGgaaacttgccccaggtcacagctagtaagtggtgaagctgggattcaaacccaggtctgatgGGCTCCACAGCAAGTATGCTCAACTACAAGACTGTGCTATCACCTCTCACGTTCATAGGAAGGCCCAGCTAGGTTCCCACAGGGCCACTGCTTTAGAACTGGACCCAGCACTTTCCTGGTCCCATCACACTGGCTGGAGCTTTGCTCTGGGAGTTCCTTCCAGCATCTTTATGGAAGCAAGGGGGGTTGAGAACTGGCATTGTCTTGGGGAAGGAGGCCCCCAAGGCAGTACAGTCAGGAAGTTGAAATGACAGCTGACAGCTTTCTGGATGGCCTACCCTGAGGAGACAGATAACTAGACAGCAGTCATGGAACCATGATTGATGTTCACAGTGTAGATCTtgagtcatcaagaaaacaattttggCAACCTCTGTGTGGTGAGCACTTGCCTGCTGTGTGCTGGACCCCTATGTATGTGGTGTCTGCAACAACTGCCCTAGGTCTGCAGGGTCATCCCCCAATACAGAGTAGGACGTCTAAGTCAGAGAAAGTGACCTGCCAAGGTCACTGAGCAAGGTGGTGGTGGGGCTGTGGCTCACAGCTGGGCCACCTGCACTTCCTGGGATCCACAATCgctctcagaaaaaaatatttcagtggtGCTTCATCTCTTTATTCTGGAGGAGAAGGCTGTCCATAGTACATTTGAGAAAGATTCTATGCCAATGAGTTTAAATTGGGGTGTTGAGGCTTAGGGGGAGAACTATCAGTTGGATAAAAGTTCATTTCTGATGGTCGGTGTTGGCAGGTCAATGAGGCATTACTGGGCCTTAAAAGAGGCCCCTACAAATGGGCACA
This genomic interval from Phocoena phocoena chromosome 13, mPhoPho1.1, whole genome shotgun sequence contains the following:
- the NEFH gene encoding neurofilament heavy polypeptide; translation: MSFSGAEALLGAFAPLHGGGSLHYGLTRKGGARSAAGSSSGFHSWARTSVSSVSASPSRFRGAGAASSTDSLDTLSNGPEGCVVAAAAARSEKEQLQALNDRFAGYIDKVRQLEAHNRSLEGEAAALRQQQAGRAAMGELYEREVREMRGAVLRLGAARGQLRLEQEHLLEDIAHVRQRLDDEARQREEAEAAARALARFAQEAEAARVELQKKAQALQEECGYLRRHHQQEVGELLGQIQGSSAAQTQAQAEARDALKCDVTSALREIRAQLEGHAVQSTLQSEEWFRVRLDRLSEAAKVNTDAMRLAQEEITEYRRQLQARTTELEALKSTKDSLERQRSELEDRHQADIASYQEAIQQLDAELRNTKWEMAAQLREYQDLLNVKMALDIEIAAYRKLLEGEECRIGFGPSPFSLLEGLPKIPAISTHIKVKSEEKIKVVEKSEKETVIVQEQTEEVQLTEEVTEEEEKEAKEEEEGGEEAAKSPPAEEAASPEKEEAKSPVKEEGKSPEKAESPMKEEAKSPAEAKSPEKAKSPEGVKSPEKAKSPEKEEAKSPEKAKSPEKEEAKSPEKAKSPVKEEAKSPEKAKSPVKEEAKSPEKAKSPVKEEAKSPEKAKSPVKEEAKSPEKAKSPEKEEAKSPEKAKSPVKEEAKSPEKVKSPVKEEAKSPEKAKSPEKEEAKSPEKAKSPVKEETKSPEKAKSPVEVKSPEKAKSPVKEETKSPEKAKSPVKEEAKSPEKAKSPVKEEAKSPGKVKSPVKEVPKKEEAKSPMKEEEKAQEVKAKEPPKKTEEEKAPATLKTEEKKDSKKDEVPKKEAPKPEVQEKKDPAVEKPKEPKAEAKKEEAEDKKKATTPEKEAAAKGKEEAKPKEKTEVAKKEPDDAKAKEPSKAAEKEPEKPKKEETPAAPEKKDAKEGKATEAKKPEEKPKAEAQAKEPSKEASTPGKAKAEKAEKSSSTDQKDSRPPEKATEDKATKGEK